In a genomic window of Larus michahellis chromosome 3, bLarMic1.1, whole genome shotgun sequence:
- the FILIP1 gene encoding filamin-A-interacting protein 1 isoform X4, with protein MLVDERQMHIEQLGQQSQKIQDLNQKLKEEEEKLKIISAKTKEDGQKLMKLEAELEHKTSSFSQEHEEMTAKLANQESHNRQLRLKLVGLTRRIEELEETNKNLQKAEEELQELRDKIAKGECGNSSLMAEVENLRKRVLEMEGKDEEITKTESQCKELKNKLQEEEHHSKELKLEVEKLQKRMSELEKLEEAFSKSKSECTQLHLNLEKEKNLTKDLINELEVVKTRVKDLEASESKLEKAEISLKDDLTKLKSFTVMLVDERKNMMEKIKQEEKKVEGLTKNFKVEQGKVMDVTEKLIEESKKFLKLKSEMEEKVSSLTKERDELIGKLRSEEEKSSELSCRVDLLKKRIDGMEEVEREITRGRSRKGPEHGCHEDNKIKELTVEIERLKKRLKQLEVVEGDLMKTEDEYDQLEQKFRTEQDKANFLSQQLEEMKLQIAKTKAIEKGEAVSQEAELRHRFRLEEAKSRDLKAEVQALKEKIHELMNKEDQLSQLQVDYSVLQQRFMEEENKNKSMGQDVLNLTRELELSKRYSRALRPSINGRRMVDVPVTSTGVQTDAVSSEAAEEETPAVFIRKSFQEENHIMSNLRQVGLKKPMERSSVLERYPPAANELAMRKSWIPWMRKRETGAQATPDKGARTHGSPAHPGEVVLSPKQGQPLHIRVTPDHENSTATLEITSPTSEEFFSSTTVIPTLGNQKPRITIIPSPNVMPQKGKGSESPMGPDRSMSPVTITTFSREKSPEGGRAPFADRPASPIQIMTVSTSAAPAEISVSPQSQDMTMGRAVFKVTPEKQTVPTPIRKYNANANIITTEDNKIHIHLGSQFKRSPTAAADGASSVITVRPVNIAAEKEVVTGTVLRSPRNNLSSRPASSKVTSTITITPVTTSSTRGTQSVTGQDGSSPRPAPTRIPVSKGMKAGKPVVAAPGAGNVTKFEPRAETQSMKIELKKSSASSSASLGGGQG; from the coding sequence ATGCTGGTAGATGAAAGACAAATGCATATTGAACAACTTGGTCAACAAAGCCAGAAAATACAGGACTTAAACCAAAAGctaaaggaagaagaagaaaagcttaaaattatCAGtgcaaaaacaaaagaagatggGCAAAAACTGATGAAACTAGAGGCAGAACTTGAACATAAAACATCATCATTTTCTCAAGAACATGAGGAGATGACTGCTAAACTGGCTAATCAAGAGTCCCATAATAGACAGCTGAGGCTTAAGCTAGTGGGGTTGACTCGCAGAATAGAGGAGCTAGAAGAAACtaacaaaaatcttcaaaaagcTGAGGAGGAACTTCAGGAACTAAGAGATAAAATAGCAAAAGGGGAATGTGGGAACTCTAGCTTAATGGCAGAAGTGGAAAACCTCCGCAAGCGTGTGCTTGAAATGGAGGGGAAAGATGAAGAGATCACAAAAACCGAATCTCAGTGTAAAGAgctgaaaaataaactgcaagAGGAAGAGCACCATAGCAAAGAGTTGAAACTTGAAGtggaaaaattgcagaaaagaaTGTCAGAACTAGAGAAGCTGGAAGAGGCTTTCAGTAAAAGTAAGTCTGAATGCACCCAGCTACACTTAaacttggagaaagaaaagaatttgacTAAGGATTTGATAAATGAGTTGGAAGTGGTGAAGACTCGAGTGAAAGACCTTGAGGCATCAGAAAGCAAATTGGAAAAGGCTGAAATAAGCTTAAAAGATGACCTTACAAAGCTGAAGTCATTTACTGTAATGTTGGTTGATGAACGAAAAAATAtgatggagaaaataaaacaggaggaaaaaaaggttgaGGGTCTAACCAAGAATTTTAAAGTTGAACAAGGGAAAGTTATGGATGTAACAGAGAAACTGATAGAAGAAAGTAAGAAATTTTTGAAGCTGAAATCCGAAATGGAGGAAAAAGTGTCTAGTTTGACAAAGGAAAGGGATGAGTTAATTGGCAAACTgagaagtgaagaagaaaaatcctctGAACTAAGCTGTAGAGTTGACCTGTTAAAGAAAAGAATTGATGGTATGGAGGAAGTAGAAAGAGAAATTACAAGAGGTCGAAGCAGGAAAGGACCAGAGCATGGTTGTCATGAGGACAACAAGATTAAAGAACTTACTGTTGAAattgaaagactgaaaaaacgTCTCAAACAATTGGAAGTGGTGGAAGGAGATTTgatgaagacagaagatgaatATGATCAGCTTGAGCAGAAATTTAGGACTGAGCAGGATAAAGCTAACTTTCTTTCTCAGCAGCTGGAGGAAATGAAACTTCAGATtgccaaaaccaaagcaatagAAAAAGGTGAAGCAGTGAGCCAGGAGGCAGAGCTCAGGCACAGGTTTCGTCTGGAAGAGGccaaaagcagagatttgaaaGCAGAAGTTCAAGCTCTTAAGGAAAAAATCCATGAGCTGATGAACAAAGAAGACCAGCTTTCTCAGCTCCAAGTTGATTATTCGGTTCTGCAGCAAAGGtttatggaagaagaaaataaaaacaagagcaTGGGGCAGGATGTTCTGAACCTAACAAGAGAGCTGGAGCTTTCTAAGCGTTACAGCCGTGCTCTGAGGCCCAGCATAAATGGACGAAGAATGGTCGATGTTCCCGTGACATCCACTGGCGTGCAAACAGATGCTGTAAGCAGTGAAGCAGCAGAAGAAGAAACCCCAGCAGTGTTTATAAGGAAATCCTTCCAGGAGGAGAATCACATCATGAGCAATCTGCGACAGGTGGGTCTGAAAAAACCCATGGAGCGTTCTTCAGTGCTTGAGAGATATCCTCCAGCAGCAAATGAACTTGCAATGAGGAAATCTTGGATACCATGGATGAGAAAGAGGGAAACTGGGGCTCAGGCAACTCCTGATAAAGGAGCCCGAACCCACGGTAGTCCAGCGCATCCCGGGGAGGTTGTGCTTTCACCGAAGCAGGGTCAACCTCTTCATATTCGGGTGACACCAGACCATGAGAACAGCACAGCTACTTTGGAGATAACCAGTCCAACctcagaggaatttttttcaaGTACCACTGTCATTCCTACTTTGGGAAATCAGAAGCCACGAATAACCATCATTCCCTCTCCAAACGTTATGcctcaaaaaggaaaaggcagtgaAAGTCCCATGGGCCCAGATCGTTCTATGTCTCCAGTTACTATAACAACGTTCTCCAGGGAAAAGTCcccagagggagggagagcacCCTTCGCCGACAGACCTGCGTCACCAATTCAGATTATGACAGTATCAACATCCGCAGCACCGGCAGAAATCTCTGTCTCTCCGCAATCACAAGATATGACCATGGGAAGGGCTGTCTTCAAAGTAACACCGGAAAAACAAACCGTCCCGACTCCAATCCGCAAGTACAATGCCAATGCCAACATTATTACGACAGAAGACAACAAAATCCACATCCACCTAGGTTCCCAGTTTAAACGCTCTCCCACTGCTGCAGCTGATGGTGCGAGTTCTGTGATAACAGTCAGACCGGTGAATatagcagcagagaaagaagttgTGACGGGTACTGTCCTTCGATCGCCTCGGAACAACCTGTCCTCGCGACCTGCATCAAGCAAGGTGACAAGTACTATCACTATAACCCCTGTTACAACGTCTTCCACCCGAGGAACACAATCAGTG